Sequence from the Pelorhabdus rhamnosifermentans genome:
AAATTATATGGAATAAATTTACATAAGATATTTATAAACAACAATTAGATTTGAAAGGTTACGGAGGTTTTATAATGGGTTTTAAATTATCAGTTGAAGGATCGGACAAAATAAAATTAGGTGTAGATGTAATTCGCTCTGTACATGTGGAAGTAGGTACGCCCAGCGATTCAAGAGCTAAGTCTACTGATGTTGCTGCCACAATGTGGGTGACGGGTAAAATCATTTCTACTGAAAGTACGGGCACCTTAAAACTATTTGATTGGTCGTTAGTTCCAGCACAAAGTTCAGATGCCTATCGCAATGTAATCGTTGAAGTAATTGCCAATGATCTAGTTGTAAGGAGAATACCTTTTTCAAATGCTTTTGTCATCGATTATAATGAAAGATTTATTGATAGCACGGGTGTTGGTGAATTTGCATTGGTTTTAAGGCAGAAGGCAGATCAACTACATCAGGTGAAGCCTACAGGTGGTCTAGCATTAGAAGATTCAGCATTGAGCTAGACCATTCTAGGGCATTACTTAGAGTACGAAATTCGCATAATATGGCAAGCACCTTGTATAAATTATTTGTATTTCTGCATCACCCTCAATCGGTTTATTCCGGTTGGGGGCTTTTTTGATTATTGCAGGACAATAATAAGGCTGTATGGAATTATTTATAAATCATAATTTTGTAGCGAAATTATGATTTAATACACATAGTCGGGAAGATGATTTATGCTGGAGAGGATTTGGCAGATAGCAATACATACACCGGTGTGGGTTTATTTATTGTTGATATACCTAATTATTGTAGGCATAAAAGCTTCTAAAACGCGAGTTACTAAGTTGCAACGTATATTTACTATTCCTACTATTTTAGCAGTCATGTCAGTAAATACTTTAATGGTAACAATTACTGTTGTAGATTATCTCATTGTTAGTAGTTGGATAATTGCTATACTCATAGGAATTCTATTAGGGTGGTGGCAAGTGAAGCGTTTAGGTATAAGAGTTGATAAGAAACGCTTACTTATCCAAATTCCGGGGACCTGGAGTACAATGTATATTATAATTGCCATCTTTGTTACTAAGTACTATTTTGGATATGAACAAGCAACCGATCCAATATTTGCGGAGCAATTAGGACTAAAAGTCAGCATGCTAGCAGTATCCGGAGTGTGTACTGGTTTATTTATCGGAAGGTTAATTGGTTATCTTTATCATTTTAAGAACAGCACAGAAGTATATTGATCCGTTCGCCGGATCGGGGAAGCTGCTAAGAATACAGGAAGACAATTTATTGGAATTGAAAAAGGAAAAGAATATGCTGTTGTAGTAGTAGGGCGGTTAGGGGTATGACGAAGCCCATTCTTAGCAAAACGCTAGGGATGGGCTTTTTTGCGTGCGCCCAGCATGGGCGCTTACTAGTTGGTGAAAGTCCAATACGGGGGTTGATAGTGCCAACCTTTAGCTCAAGACAAGGGTGTCCACCGTGAGGTGGAATCTGAAGGAAGTCGGCGGCAAAGCTCCGGTCTGAGGAACACGAACTGCATAGAAGGCATATGTTCGCTGGGTAAGTTTGCGCAACAAAACGAAGCCCTAAACTATTCGAAGCGGGCAGTGTATATGTAGCAGATAGATGGAGTGAAAGTAAGCGTTCTTACCTGGGGAGATCTGACAGATAAGTTGTGGACATGAATTTGAAAACAGCAAACCATGTAGAGATACGTGACTGAATCGTCAGAAGTCAGCAGAGGTCATAGTACCAGAGTGGATATATACACCATGGGAAGGACCGAAAAATTCAAGCAAAAACTTAAGAAAATAACCGGGCGAAGCAATGCCATGAGCATGGAGCAAAGAAGTATAAAGCTTCGACAGTGTATCGTGGGATGGGTGAATTATTTTGGCATGGCCGAAATGAAGGTTATAGCCAAAGCATTGGATGAGTGGCTTCGAAGAAGGATACGAATGTGTTTCTGGAAACAGTGGAAGAAAATCGGCACAAAACACGATGGTCTTGTGAAACTTGGCCTAGACAACCACAAAGCGTGGGAATACGCCAACACAAGAAAGGGCTACTGGCGCATAGCCAATAGTCCAATCCTTGCACTGACGCTCACCAATGGATACCTAAAGAAAATTGGTTTTGTAACAATTAGTGAAAGATATTCATTAGTACATTAATTCTATTGAACCGCTGTATACCGAACGGTACGTACAGTGGTGGTGTGCTGCGGAAGGCACATCAGAGATGAGGGAAGGCCCCTCGATGGGGACTGAATCAGGCAGACCCATCAAACAACCCTAAGCTGCTGCAATAAAGAGTTGTGGTGGTTAGCATCTAGGGAAAAGGTTGCATTAAAGCAATCATGTGGGATATGC
This genomic interval carries:
- a CDS encoding membrane-associated protease 1; the encoded protein is MGFKLSVEGSDKIKLGVDVIRSVHVEVGTPSDSRAKSTDVAATMWVTGKIISTESTGTLKLFDWSLVPAQSSDAYRNVIVEVIANDLVVRRIPFSNAFVIDYNERFIDSTGVGEFALVLRQKADQLHQVKPTGGLALEDSALS
- a CDS encoding DUF6622 family protein, with product MLERIWQIAIHTPVWVYLLLIYLIIVGIKASKTRVTKLQRIFTIPTILAVMSVNTLMVTITVVDYLIVSSWIIAILIGILLGWWQVKRLGIRVDKKRLLIQIPGTWSTMYIIIAIFVTKYYFGYEQATDPIFAEQLGLKVSMLAVSGVCTGLFIGRLIGYLYHFKNSTEVY
- a CDS encoding group II intron maturase-specific domain-containing protein, whose amino-acid sequence is MGRTEKFKQKLKKITGRSNAMSMEQRSIKLRQCIVGWVNYFGMAEMKVIAKALDEWLRRRIRMCFWKQWKKIGTKHDGLVKLGLDNHKAWEYANTRKGYWRIANSPILALTLTNGYLKKIGFVTISERYSLVH